From Alloacidobacterium dinghuense:
AGCGCAGCCGCGGCATTTGCTGATGCGCAATTTGAGGTGGCGCGTCGAGGTCTGGTCGAGACAGTGGTGAATCTTTACTACAGTTCGATTGCAGCCGATCAAAAAGTCGTAGTTGCCAAACGGGCCGCGGCCGAAGCGGACTCGTTTGCTGATCTGACTGGAAAAAGGGAGGCCGCACGCGAGGCAGCCCATGCCGACGTCGTCAAGGCGCAACTGGAGCAGCAGCAACGGCACCGGGATCTGGCAGATGCAAACGTCGTCGCAGAAAGAGCAAAGCTGGAGCTGGCAGTTCTCCTTTTCCCTGATCCGCGTACTCCTTACACGTTAGCAACGGATCAAAACGTACCTGAAGTTCCGACCCGTGCTGCGGTCGAGGCCGCGGCGACCAGCAATAATCCCGACCTGAGGAGCGCCTTGGCCGCTCTGAAACAAAGCGACGCTGAGGTGCAAGCGGCGCGTGCTGCTTATCTTCCCGACCTGGGGCTCAACTTTACTTACGGAATTGATGCTCCACAGTTTGCCGTGAATGGGCCGGACGGGGTGAGGAATCTTGGTTATTCCGGTAGTGTGACGCTCGATATCCCCGTCTGGGACTGGCTCTCAACACAGCACAAGGTGAAGCAGAGTGAAATCCGCCGCGATGCTACTCGCGTAGCTCTTAACGCGACGCAGAAGCGACTGATTGCCAATCTGGAAGAAGCCTACAGTGAGGCGACCGCCGCTCACGATCAACTGGCGTCCCTCGATCAAAGTGCGCAGACGGCCGCCGAAAGTCTGCGCCTTACCAAGCTTAGATACACCGGCGGGGAAGCGACGGTGCTGGAAGTTGTGGATACGCAAAATGCTCTCACAACTGCCGAGAATGCGCGTGAGGATGGAGTTGTTCGCTATCGAGCCGCGCTGGCCAATCTTCAGACATTGACAGGAACATTGTGAGACGCATGAGGGAACTGATAGACAAGAAACGGGCACTACGCTACGAGCGAGAGTTGTTGATTGGTATTTTGCTCGCTCTGATACTTGCAAGTGCCGGATGCTCGAAGAAAGAGACTGCACCTGAAGTTCAGGTAGACGTGCAGGCAGCGCACCCGACGCAGGGCCCCATTTCCGCCCATGTCACAGCGGATGCTGTGCTTGCACCGCTGGCGCAAGCCGCCATTGCGCCAAAGATCAGTGCCCCGGTCACCAAGTTTTATGTGCAGCGCGGCTCGCATGTGAAAGAAGGTCAACTGCTGGCGACTCTTGAAAACCGCGATTTGACGGCCGCAGCTCTTGATAATGAAGGAAGCTTCACCGCGGCAACGGCCGCATATGATGCGTCCACCAAGGCACAGGTTCCCGAGGACTATCAAAAAGCAGAATTGGACTTCACACAGGCAAAGGCGAATCTCGAGCTAAACCAGAGCATCGTGAATAGTCGCAAACAACTCTTTGCCGAAGGCGCAATCCCCGGACGCGATCTGGATACAGCCGTGGCCGCGTTAGTACAGGCCCAGGCCGCATATGACACCACGAAAAAGCATCTTGAATCGATGACAACCGTCAGCCACGAGGCAGCTCTCAAAGAGGCGCAAGGGCAATTGGCATCTGCCAAGGGCAAGTACATGGGTGCCGAGGCGCAGGTAAGCTACTCGGAAATTCACAGTCCTATCAACGGAGTCGTTACCGATCGTCCACTCTTCGCCGGTGAAACAGCAACTACCGGCGCGCCGCTCCTGACAGTGATGGACACATCGGCATTGGTGGCCAAGATTCACATCTCCCAGCTACTGGCGCAGCGCCTGCAGATAGGGGATTCCGCATCGATCACCGTTCCGGGATTCGATGAACCCGTGCCTGCGAAAGTCTCGCTCATCAGCCCCGCGCTCGATCCCGGCAGTACAACCGTTGAAGTATGGCTGCGGATAGACAACAAGGACGGCAAGATCAAAGTG
This genomic window contains:
- a CDS encoding TolC family protein, translated to MLMLLTLSTFGITTCWSQQADANASPTAGPIAITLDAAIHRAQANEPAFAASAAESKAASLDRSIARAALLPTATYHNQILYTQPNGQQNQAGQGVGSQPSPRFIANNAVREYASQGIVNETVGFAQFAEVKRASAAAAFADAQFEVARRGLVETVVNLYYSSIAADQKVVVAKRAAAEADSFADLTGKREAAREAAHADVVKAQLEQQQRHRDLADANVVAERAKLELAVLLFPDPRTPYTLATDQNVPEVPTRAAVEAAATSNNPDLRSALAALKQSDAEVQAARAAYLPDLGLNFTYGIDAPQFAVNGPDGVRNLGYSGSVTLDIPVWDWLSTQHKVKQSEIRRDATRVALNATQKRLIANLEEAYSEATAAHDQLASLDQSAQTAAESLRLTKLRYTGGEATVLEVVDTQNALTTAENAREDGVVRYRAALANLQTLTGTL
- a CDS encoding efflux RND transporter periplasmic adaptor subunit, with product MRELIDKKRALRYERELLIGILLALILASAGCSKKETAPEVQVDVQAAHPTQGPISAHVTADAVLAPLAQAAIAPKISAPVTKFYVQRGSHVKEGQLLATLENRDLTAAALDNEGSFTAATAAYDASTKAQVPEDYQKAELDFTQAKANLELNQSIVNSRKQLFAEGAIPGRDLDTAVAALVQAQAAYDTTKKHLESMTTVSHEAALKEAQGQLASAKGKYMGAEAQVSYSEIHSPINGVVTDRPLFAGETATTGAPLLTVMDTSALVAKIHISQLLAQRLQIGDSASITVPGFDEPVPAKVSLISPALDPGSTTVEVWLRIDNKDGKIKVGTPVHAAIASKAIQNALKVPTAAILTAQDGSKSVMIVGADGAAHKKTVDVGVQDAGEVQITTGLSTNDLVINEGAYGLDDGTKVKLATASGEDKPSAAKSGDDQ